ATCAAGACTCAGTTCTTCAAAGGCTTCTAAAATGGAGACGAGCAATCCAGGGCAACTCCTGTTTAGATATACGTTTATTAGAAAACCCTTCTCTAGGGTTTCTACTGTAACCTGTAACAAtcatgataataataatacaaacaGTTAATTGACAACTAACAAGACGAAGCCAATGATATACAtagatattataataatactgATTGTTGAAAAGATTAATTCATAAAGTTGAGAAGTCTTATCAGGGTGTGGGAGAaacaaagagaaaggaaaacaaaagatatatatatatatatatatatacaaaattgTACCAGAGGCAATGGATGATTTTGATGGCTTGAAGTTTGTGCAGCTGCTATATCTTGATTCAATCTTTCTACCTTCTGTTTTAGCTCTCCAATGTACTTTGTTGCATCTACTATGATTGATGTTTTGTTCAGCTGTTACATGCACAAAATCATTGGTAAACTTTATGTTTGATTATACAGTTTcccacaagaaaagaaaagagagaaaaaaagaacaagaaaactTTAACTTCACTTCAATTCTACAAGAATTAGATAATAACATCATAAGAATTAAGGATGACAGGAGATGAATACAtgcaaggaaagaaaatctaagATCAAATGAATCTCAGCCAGAACATCAtgagttcttttattttacttgaaataaaatctttgttttatggatgaatatataaaatatgcatGGAATTAGccaatgaaaagaaaagggtttcAGAGAGATAACAGGGAATTACAGCATGAGAGTTAGTAATGGAACGAAGAAGTTGCAGCTTCTCATGCAGTGCTGCTCTCTTATTGTTCTCCCTAGAAACCATTGTTATAAATTCcaatctctctttctttttttaaaatcttaatttcaccgctttctctctctctctctctatatatatatatatatatgtatgtgtatatatatatatatataatatctatCTTCTTCTATCTAAAAGCTCTCTGCAAGGCTCTGATATGGTGTTTAAAGGGGAAGGGGATGGATATATATGAGCTCTCAAATCCATATGATTCTCTCCTGTTTTCTTCACACATGACTGCCTCAGTTTCTTCGCaccaaaatatattatacattGTGGCTGTACTTACCTCAATGCCCTTTccataatttcaatttatttataatatatatcttttgtaaatgaaaataatatattttgtctGGAATATTTAcgtattaattatttgtaattatatatatatatacgtcACTTTCAATTTCATGAAAATTGTTAAATGGATCCTAGTTTGTGCATCATGCAAAAAGGTAAGACAAAAAATGTTGTACTATATATTTGCATTGCGAAgggaaaaatttaaatgcatTCCTtcttatattgtttaataattattgCTCACTAcaagtttcttttttaaaattcataggcgacttataaaaaaaaattataggcAGTCTGATGAATAATGgactatatataatatataagtaattataaaaataaaaatttatttaatatgaatgAAAAGATCTTAtggcaattttcttttttcaattaagtAAAGAAGAAGcacaaatattttagaaaatcaaACAAGGCATAACTCAAGTTAAGCATATAGATAGCCACAATTTgttacaataaaattattttaatattcaaatgaCAACGGCGTTTACTCTTAAGAGTGAAAAGTTTTAAGTTcgagttcttttcttttcttcttactaaatgaattttcatgtttataacaaatataagGGATTAACTACTTCTGCTATGTAGTTCATAGCTTGTTGGCTTTCCAATGAATCAAAATAGGAAAAGAGAACAATGAAACCACTTCAATAATCCCATTAATATTGAACAGGctgcataaaaaaatattaaatgttgGCATTATCAAACTAAGGAATCATTAAATCTGAGATTAGCTTTAATTTACATCCAAGctcaaaaaagagaaaaagaattagaaattaagaaGCCATGTTTTACCAACTAAACCAATCTTTTGTAAATACTAAAACATTTACTTAAGAAAGTAAcctgaatttttctttttcttttttcgaatttaaattgatttaatgaataatggcttgaattctattttattttaaaaggggtatataatCGTATTCAAATCAAGAGAAGATATACACCAGAAAGCCGTATTGCTGGCTCATCTTCTCGttgtttctttgtttatttttttttattatttcattttgtttattttattttttaaaatagaattaaataattaatactaGTCTTTATCAATCTTTATATTTCTCAGTTTAAAAagtgtttaataataaaatatatttattcttgttAGTCCTTTTCAGTTTGGTCTTAAAAAATAggtataatattcttttattgcaaTTTAATTGCTCTATCatataattctttaattatttttatcgtGTTTTTCatgcatcattttattttaggaaatagtgatttttctatattatgcGAATGCGATCCTCTTCTGTAGGAAAAGCATTTTAggctatttttattttgttaatcaTTGGACAcatgataaataattgattGTTCTTTCGTTTAATATATAGCTGCCCACCTGTaatatacaattaaattattcTAGTGCcccattttaaatataatgcTTGATGTAACACAAACATCCATCATAACCCAtgcttttaaagaaaagaaaattcaccCACTCTCATACAACTGCAaccataacaaaataaaaaatcctaaAAGATCATTTGAATCCTATGTTCTCAATgtcttaataaatttaatataaattatcttattatttataataaaggGTCGGAAcagtatttaaaaatataaatttataaaaaaataattgaaatctCGAATTTAAATAGTGGttcaaattgataattatatctactatcaataaaaaaattatggtgCGTCGAGTCAAGTCAtgttactaataaaaatatcataataagtTTAGTATAGAAATactgatattttatttaatattttgaatatatgagttcaaattctaataagaaaactatttttaaaagggAAATAATACATTTAGAAAACATACGgattttaattgtataattaaCATATCTTTCTTTAAGAATATGGTTCGAGACTAATTTTGAAAAGGAtgtttttaattgaaatattaaaatactttcatccaatttaaagaaaagggtgttttggtaaaaaggaaagaattggaagGGAAGGATAAGGAGGAATGGGAAAGAAATGATGAACTCGTGATGGTGAAGGAATttggaaaagagaaagaaaaaaaagaaaaaaaagaaaaggggccATCGAAAGAAGTGAAAGCAAACAAATGGATTTGTAGTTGTGAATTTGGAATGAATCCAAACACTCCTCACGGGGGAgccttcttatttttttttttttattttttttttctgcacACTTCCTTctctaaatcttttttttttctctcaccAGCCGTCACCCTTTGTCTTTACATTTGATGATCTCTCTCCACATGTGCCCTTTTACCCTTCTCCAACATCCAATCTCATGAGAATTTCAGAGATCGTTGCTCTCTCTCTATTTcacattcttcttttccttctttctttttctttttcattttccccATTGGGAATTGAAATCtatatgtatatttgtctatcTACTATCCAATACTATGCACAATTCCAACTCttcttattaatttcatttccaTGATGTAATGATCCAACTGTTGCTTCTTTTAATTGATCGATCCTCATGatgtaatgatcatggacacttaTACAAGATAAATAATTCCTTTTTTAATAAGGACTCACAATTAAATTTACCTGTATAGTAAAATTATAGAAACAGAAGTAAGAGATCTTGGATTTGAACTCTCTCTTGCAcgttaaatgaatttttatttttacaataagtataaaaaaaaatgagagattAGTCGTATGCAACTAGTTAAACACACTACATATAGACAAAGTAAAATTGGGTCAAAcaccttttgattttgatataaaccaaaaataagttttcctttttttgaaaaatattttctaacccatttttcttaattgtaCATTCAGTTTCATCTTTCAGACTTGTGATTTCCATGCAAATAACTGTTGGGCGTGAGAACTGTGATTTAAGCATTGAGAATAAGCCTTGTATATCTAGAATTACAGTCCattgtattaattatacttGATAAGCAAGAGAGTTTAACTAGTGATGTGTAGTAATTAAATTCCCATctgcaaaaaagaaagaaaaaaagaaaagaaaaaagaaattgaaagaagTCACGAGATGTTATCAACAAGTATATCAATCACACAGTTCATATATTGCAAGTTAGGAGGTTGGCTCCTTGCTTCCAACATTGTCTCCTTTGTACACAGACAAATCAAGTACCCACCTATTCACATGTGTGCCCATTAATCATTACAACAAAACAATACTCTCCATACACATAACCTGCTCATACCTTGTCTCTTGCCTTACCTTCTATTGTTTCTCTTCTTACACTTTCAGATCCCAGCGTTTGCTAGGGTTTTCCCCCCTTTTAATCACCATCTACCTTAATTTCTTTACTCATCATAAATCATAAACTTATCACAGCCACCTTTTGGATGGATTCAGACCTCTCAGTTATTCATTTAGTTCTAACatgatagttttttttttttttttctttctttctttttcatatatatacttcAAACTCTTTTGCAGGTTTGATATCGactttcaaaaataattaaatagtatcATGGACTAGCTCACTTCAATCATACGAACTTACTAAGTACACCTGCCTAGTCTAATCAAATGCATATATACTATATTCTCGATCAGATTATGGTTAGGAGATTTGTGATAAGTTACATCTGTGTCCTCCTTGCAGCCTAATTCTAAAGATCAACCCTAGTCAACACTTTGAAAGTACAGCCATTGCAGGTCGACCATCTGACCAGCTGTGTAATAAAATTTCTCTTCATTGAAGAAGTGCATTTATTATTGACCTACCTCAGTGCTTGACATGGAATCCCATGTACTATATtggtgtttttcttttaatataatgcTGTGCTCATATGATGAACGCATGAGCTAGGTAGTTGGAATGTTATAGTTGTGTAAAATATGAAGatgctatatatatgaattgcATAACAGATAAACAAAATGTtggaaaataaacaaaaaaagaaatacacaCATCATCCTCCAAGTCcaatttagtttaatatacagtttaaaaaaaataataaaaataaaataaaatatagctCAATTAGTACTGAAGTCGTTTATGGATGTCTACGAACTCTAATTAAGGTCGATTAAATTTCACTTTCGTTTTGTTGATGTAATTAAGTGCATACTCGATTTGTCTAGTCTCCTCTACAAGTCTATGGAATTGAGAAGGTTGCCATCTCTATGAAAACATATGTACACCACTTGTTTGAAGCGGAATGGCATGATTCAGAATTTGACAAATCTAAAACTTGAAGCATTTTGTCAAATGAGACTGACTGGATGCTTATCGAAATGATGGTATTGCGAAAAAGTGggaaaaatacaaattaaacaGATAAGCAATTATTTGTCTTCACACGTTTGCACCCTATTAGCTAGGATATATTGCCTCATGGACACAAagttaaataattgatttctATTTTGCCTTATGTCAATCTAAATCATCCTAGCTTTGTTTTTCCAAGCCAATAATGCAGCTACTTTAGCTACTTCTAAGATGAGAACTTcacttaatttatatatggtaatttactaattaattattggaGTGGAGATCCACTAATACTCTTTTTAagccagaaaaagaaaaagagagtaaACTAtggataaattattttggatCATAAGATAATGAGATAATCGATTATCGGATTcggattataaaataattagataatcaATTATCGGATAACTAGCTTAATATACatacataaataagaataaatgtTGCATTCGAACCTTATATAATTTGCATGGTTATGTGTTAAAATGAGGAAAATGCTAATCTTGAGGGTTTGGTTAGTTGCAAAAAAGTTGGAGATTGAGAAGATTCTCTTTTGGAGTGTGATTGTGATTGTGATTGTTGTCATTCACATGCATTTATTCACCATATAAAGAATAGTTTCTTTTGTATAAAATCATAACATTAACAGGCTTAAACTCTttgaataataatgataattaattatatatatatatatagaaatatcaTCTCCTTTAGTAATTAGCAATTTCAATAATAACCCATTGAAGAATTGATGTGAGTTATGGTAGTGCATTGCTGACCTGTACGCGGTTTTCtgtctttaaaattattttattattgtataataTGGGAAAATATACCATATCATGtgacaaaataaaacaaaatataaaacaaacaaaatcaaaaaccTAATAAGCAAACGTTTTTTAAGGGCCCAATAATTCAATCAAAGTTATTTACTTATGCAGAAATGTTTCTCGTGACATTccatattactttttttattttattttttgtaagaaAAAAGAGTTAAGTTTTCTCCATAAGATGACAAGGAAATATTAAAGACCATATTTTCTTGGATTTAAGAGTTTCTAGGCGTCATCAACATTCCTTCAAATTATGGGGTTTTGAGAATTACTATTAATATATACCATTGCTTATCATCTTTATGAATACATATCAAGTTGTTAGGTTGGCCATAATTAACCTAAtgtttattgttattattgttattatcatactcttttttttcttggctcaaaattagtttaattatgtGATATTCATTTTTTGTAGAGCAGCTTGTATGTATGtatctgtatatatatatattacaggATTCTTGTGACTTTGGTAGCAAGAACTCACGTGAGTTGCACTTCGGGAAAGTACACTCACATGCACAtgtgataataagaacaaaatCTTTTAGATGTATAAAGTTGTGATAAGTGCCTTTGAGAGAGAGTTCTTGGTTGGCAATAAAAGATTCTACaaccttatatatatatatattgtctGCAACCCAACAGCTTAATGgtgaaaattttgatttttttcatgaagaaggaagaaaagaaaagagtttaGAGAATTACAACAAGTAATTAGAGCTACTCCTATCCTATCTGttgtcaaaaatattattagctACGGATTATAATGCATTAATGTCGAACCTGAAGTCCAGAATTGACAGAGGGGACAGCCTTGTCTCTCCCAAACTCTTCTCAGTCTCTTTTTTCTGACATAAAAATAAGAGGGAAGTATAAAATATgcttataatttcttccattTTCAACTCttatttaatagaatttacTCTACAATAACGA
The nucleotide sequence above comes from Ricinus communis isolate WT05 ecotype wild-type chromosome 6, ASM1957865v1, whole genome shotgun sequence. Encoded proteins:
- the LOC8259509 gene encoding transcription factor SCREAM2 encodes the protein MVSRENNKRAALHEKLQLLRSITNSHALNKTSIIVDATKYIGELKQKVERLNQDIAAAQTSSHQNHPLPLVTVETLEKGFLINVYLNRSCPGLLVSILEAFEELSLDVHEARVSCTDCFRLEAVSGENEEEGESIDAQVVKQAVMQAIKNWSESTN